A part of Amycolatopsis camponoti genomic DNA contains:
- a CDS encoding DNA-3-methyladenine glycosylase — protein MSDAGRLFTREELALDPVDLAHLLLGSVLEATGPDGTVGVRLVEVEAYRGEDDPASHCYRGRTPRNAVMWGPAGHLYVYFVYGMHFCANVVGTHEDMPGAVLLRAGEVVEGLDVVRARRPNARGTGELAKGPAILTSVLRVDRAQNGVDLTDPASPVRLRVGERVPAERIRVGPRVGVAMAMDTPWRFWDGASPAVSTYRRGGKRRVRPAV, from the coding sequence TTGAGCGACGCAGGCCGGTTGTTCACCCGTGAGGAGCTGGCGCTCGACCCCGTCGACCTGGCGCACCTGCTGCTCGGCTCGGTCCTGGAGGCCACCGGCCCCGACGGCACGGTCGGCGTCCGGCTCGTGGAAGTCGAGGCCTATCGCGGCGAGGACGACCCGGCGTCGCACTGCTACCGCGGCCGCACCCCGCGCAACGCCGTCATGTGGGGGCCCGCGGGCCACCTGTACGTGTACTTCGTCTACGGGATGCACTTCTGCGCGAACGTCGTCGGTACCCACGAGGACATGCCCGGCGCGGTCCTGCTCCGCGCGGGTGAGGTCGTCGAAGGCCTCGACGTCGTCCGCGCGCGGCGTCCGAACGCGCGGGGGACCGGCGAACTCGCGAAGGGCCCGGCCATCCTGACGTCGGTGCTGCGCGTCGACCGCGCGCAGAACGGCGTCGACCTGACCGACCCGGCGTCCCCGGTGCGGCTGCGCGTCGGCGAGCGGGTGCCCGCCGAGCGGATCCGCGTCGGTCCCCGGGTCGGCGTCGCGATGGCGATGGACACGCCGTGGCGCTTCTGGGACGGCGCGTCGCCGGCCGTGTCCACCTACCGCCGCGGCGGGAAGCGCCGGGTCCGACCCGCCGTTTAG
- the tyrS gene encoding tyrosine--tRNA ligase: MSEHILDELSWRGLIAQSTDIDALRRELDQGPVTLYCGFDPTAPSLHAGNLVPLLMLKRFQRAGHRPIVLAGGATGMIGDPRDTGERTLNTLDVVAEWAGRIRGQLERFVDFDDSPTGAIVENNLNWTGQQTALEFLRDVGKHFSINVMLNRETVKRRLEGDGMSYTEFSYLLLQSQDYLQLHRKYGCKLQVGGSDQWGNLVGGVDLIRRTDGAGAHALTAPLVTDAEGRKFGKSTGGGNLWLDPEMTSPYAWYQYFVNVGDADVIRYLRMFTFLSQEEIASLAEDTEQRPHLRAAQKRLAEEFTILVHGEEQTRQVINASQALFGRGELGELDERTLDAAMAEVPNGKVDPSGEATIVDLLLAGGLVDSKGAARRTVKEGGAYVNNVKVADEEWKPSLEDALHGKWLVVRRGRRNVAGVALGG; encoded by the coding sequence GTGAGCGAACACATCCTCGACGAGCTGTCCTGGCGCGGCCTCATCGCGCAGTCCACCGACATCGACGCCCTCCGGCGCGAGCTCGACCAGGGTCCCGTGACGCTCTATTGCGGCTTCGACCCCACCGCACCCAGCCTGCACGCCGGCAACCTGGTCCCGCTGCTCATGCTCAAGCGCTTCCAGCGCGCCGGCCACCGGCCGATCGTGCTGGCCGGCGGCGCGACCGGGATGATCGGCGACCCGCGCGACACCGGCGAGCGCACGCTGAACACGCTCGACGTCGTCGCCGAGTGGGCCGGGCGCATCCGCGGCCAGCTCGAACGGTTCGTCGACTTCGACGACTCGCCGACCGGCGCGATCGTCGAGAACAACCTGAACTGGACCGGGCAGCAGACCGCGCTGGAGTTCCTGCGCGACGTCGGGAAGCACTTCTCGATCAACGTCATGCTCAACCGGGAGACGGTCAAGCGCCGGCTCGAGGGCGACGGCATGTCCTACACCGAGTTCAGCTACCTGCTGCTGCAGTCGCAGGACTACCTGCAGCTGCACCGCAAGTACGGCTGCAAGCTGCAGGTCGGCGGCTCCGACCAGTGGGGCAACCTCGTCGGCGGGGTCGACCTGATCCGCCGGACCGACGGGGCGGGCGCGCACGCGCTGACCGCGCCGCTGGTCACCGACGCCGAGGGGCGCAAGTTCGGCAAGTCCACCGGGGGCGGGAACCTCTGGCTCGACCCGGAGATGACCTCGCCGTACGCCTGGTACCAGTACTTCGTGAACGTGGGCGACGCCGACGTCATCCGCTACCTGCGGATGTTCACGTTCCTGAGCCAGGAGGAGATCGCCTCGCTGGCCGAGGACACCGAGCAGCGCCCCCACCTGCGGGCCGCGCAGAAGCGGCTGGCGGAGGAGTTCACGATCCTCGTCCACGGCGAGGAGCAGACCCGGCAGGTCATCAACGCGAGCCAGGCGCTGTTCGGCCGCGGCGAGCTCGGCGAGCTGGACGAACGCACCCTGGACGCGGCGATGGCCGAGGTGCCGAACGGCAAGGTCGACCCGTCCGGTGAGGCGACGATCGTCGACCTGCTGCTCGCCGGGGGACTGGTGGACAGCAAGGGTGCGGCGCGCCGGACGGTCAAGGAGGGCGGCGCGTACGTGAACAACGTGAAGGTGGCCGACGAGGAGTGGAAGCCGTCCCTCGAGGACGCGCTGCACGGCAAGTGGCTGGTGGTCCGCCGGGGCCGCCGCAACGTCGCCGGCGTCGCCCTCGGCGGCTGA